The Brasilonema sennae CENA114 genome includes a region encoding these proteins:
- a CDS encoding metal ABC transporter solute-binding protein, Zn/Mn family — MSRKLQLIQPLRAALVAFTLGLFGCHNLGSMANTSTGTLNSSEHNANLPKVVATTSILCDLTKQIAQETINLTCLIPPDTNPYFYQQKPEDQEAIEQAKLILFSGYNLEPSVVKLIKASKNSGAKIAVAQRAVPQPLKFEEEEKTVSDPYVWHNAKNGIRMVNVISNNLSKAVPENTSLYSKNAEKVKNELTKLDGWIKSRISSVPAKQRELVTTHDAMGYYAKAYGLSYTSALEAISDREKPSATRIESLATYIKESKIPTLFTETTTNNSNWINSVTQNTKAKVSQRKLFVNNLGAPGSEADTYQKMMVANTRTIVEGLGGTYLIFEPTLSSSQQKSDTQNQ, encoded by the coding sequence CTCTCGTTGCTTTTACTCTTGGATTGTTTGGGTGTCATAATTTAGGTAGTATGGCAAACACTTCTACTGGCACTCTCAACTCCAGTGAACACAATGCTAATCTTCCTAAAGTCGTAGCAACAACAAGTATATTGTGTGACTTAACCAAGCAAATAGCACAGGAGACAATTAATCTCACCTGCCTAATTCCCCCTGATACAAATCCCTACTTTTATCAACAAAAACCAGAAGATCAAGAAGCCATCGAGCAAGCTAAATTGATTCTTTTCAGTGGATACAATTTAGAACCTAGTGTAGTCAAGCTGATCAAGGCGAGTAAAAATAGTGGGGCAAAAATCGCAGTTGCTCAACGTGCTGTTCCTCAGCCGCTAAAGTTTGAAGAAGAGGAGAAAACAGTATCTGATCCTTATGTTTGGCACAATGCGAAAAATGGTATCAGGATGGTAAATGTTATTAGCAATAACCTGAGTAAAGCAGTTCCAGAAAATACTTCCTTATATAGTAAAAACGCAGAAAAAGTTAAAAATGAACTCACAAAACTAGATGGTTGGATTAAGTCAAGAATTTCTAGTGTACCTGCCAAACAACGCGAATTAGTAACAACTCATGATGCAATGGGTTATTATGCCAAAGCATACGGTCTTTCTTATACATCTGCTCTAGAAGCCATAAGCGATAGAGAAAAACCGAGTGCAACACGAATAGAATCACTGGCTACATACATTAAAGAATCTAAGATTCCTACGCTTTTTACAGAAACAACAACAAACAACTCTAATTGGATTAACTCTGTGACTCAAAATACAAAAGCGAAAGTGTCACAAAGAAAGCTATTTGTTAATAACTTAGGTGCGCCAGGAAGCGAAGCAGACACTTACCAAAAAATGATGGTTGCTAATACTCGCACAATTGTGGAAGGATTAGGAGGGACGTATCTGATTTTTGAACCAACACTCTCAAGTAGCCAACAAAAAAGTGATACCCAGAACCAGTAA